A single region of the Pseudomonas sp. B21-023 genome encodes:
- a CDS encoding nuclear transport factor 2 family protein, with protein sequence MNSAAETELRQLIEQWMQAVRERDVDRIVAPYADDILAFDAIQALQFKGKAAYRAHWEVCMGMCTGPMVFELAELKVYADGDLALAHWLNRCGPGDDESQCGFMRATVGYRRSGGQWQVIHEHWSAPFDMETQKALFDLKP encoded by the coding sequence ATGAACAGCGCAGCCGAGACTGAACTTCGTCAACTGATCGAGCAGTGGATGCAGGCCGTGCGCGAGCGCGACGTGGACCGTATCGTGGCACCCTATGCCGACGACATTCTCGCCTTCGATGCCATCCAGGCCCTGCAGTTCAAGGGCAAGGCCGCCTACCGCGCACACTGGGAAGTGTGCATGGGCATGTGCACGGGGCCGATGGTCTTCGAACTGGCGGAGCTGAAGGTATACGCCGACGGCGACCTGGCCCTGGCTCATTGGCTCAACCGCTGTGGCCCGGGCGACGACGAAAGCCAGTGCGGCTTCATGCGCGCCACGGTCGGCTATCGGCGCAGCGGCGGCCAATGGCAAGTGATCCACGAGCATTGGTCGGCGCCGTTCGACATGGAAACGCAAAAAGCCTTGTTCGACCTCAAGCCCTGA
- a CDS encoding YciI family protein, with product MKYLCLVYCDEALLHSLPDSPEDAECMAYAESIQGSGRMLAAEALKPVQTATTVRVRAGRMSLTDGPFAETKEQLAGFYLVDARDLNEALNIAKGIPAARVGSVEVRPVRELQP from the coding sequence ATGAAATACCTGTGCCTGGTCTATTGTGATGAAGCGCTGTTGCACAGCCTGCCCGACAGCCCCGAAGACGCCGAATGCATGGCCTACGCCGAATCCATCCAGGGCAGCGGGCGCATGCTCGCCGCCGAGGCGCTCAAGCCTGTGCAGACGGCCACCACGGTACGTGTACGCGCCGGGCGGATGAGCCTGACCGATGGCCCGTTCGCCGAAACCAAGGAGCAACTGGCCGGTTTCTACCTGGTCGACGCCCGTGACCTCAACGAGGCGCTGAACATCGCCAAGGGCATCCCGGCAGCCCGGGTGGGCAGCGTCGAGGTTCGGCCGGTGCGTGAACTGCAACCCTGA
- a CDS encoding RNA polymerase sigma factor — MVGEAQVRQEVEAVYRRDSRRILATLIRLLGDFDLAEEAMHDAFFIAVQRWQRDGIPDNPRAWLVSVGRFKAIDALRRRARFDRSQADLIMLLEREADDPGEQTLLADDRLRLIFTCCHPALASDAQVPLTLREVCDLTTEQIARAFLQSPATIAQRIVRAKAKIRDAKIPYQVPELSELPERLESVLRVIYLVFNEGYSASAGEDVTTRELTDEAIRLGRLVAQLLPDAEVHGLLALMLLQASRQRARSDAHGELVLLDEQDRSLWDRGQIDEGSQLVQQALRSRDLGPYTVQAAIAAVHAEAPSAEATDWDEIIGLYDVLQRHWPSAVVELNRAAALARRDGAQVGLQAVEAILQRGELGDYHLAHAARAELHRQLGNLDQARDAWQQALRLTRQGPERRHIERRLRELG; from the coding sequence ATGGTGGGGGAAGCGCAAGTCCGCCAGGAGGTGGAGGCTGTCTACCGCCGCGATTCGCGGCGGATCCTGGCGACCCTCATCCGCCTGCTGGGGGACTTCGACCTGGCCGAGGAGGCCATGCACGATGCCTTCTTCATTGCCGTCCAACGCTGGCAGCGTGATGGTATCCCGGACAACCCGCGGGCTTGGCTGGTGTCTGTCGGCCGCTTCAAGGCCATCGATGCCCTGCGCCGGCGTGCCCGCTTCGACCGCTCCCAGGCCGACCTGATCATGTTGCTCGAACGCGAAGCGGACGATCCGGGCGAGCAGACGTTGCTGGCCGATGACCGACTGCGGCTGATCTTCACCTGCTGTCACCCGGCGCTGGCTTCCGACGCCCAGGTGCCGTTGACCCTGCGCGAGGTGTGTGACCTGACCACCGAGCAGATCGCCCGTGCCTTCCTGCAAAGCCCGGCCACCATCGCCCAACGCATCGTGCGTGCCAAGGCCAAGATCCGTGATGCGAAGATTCCCTATCAGGTGCCGGAGCTGAGCGAGCTGCCCGAGCGCCTGGAAAGCGTGCTGCGGGTCATCTACCTGGTATTCAACGAAGGCTATTCGGCCTCGGCGGGCGAAGATGTCACCACCCGCGAGCTGACCGATGAGGCGATCCGCCTGGGGCGTCTGGTGGCCCAGTTGCTGCCCGATGCCGAAGTGCACGGGCTCTTGGCGTTGATGCTGCTGCAGGCATCGCGGCAGCGGGCTCGCAGCGATGCCCATGGTGAGCTGGTGCTGCTGGATGAGCAGGATCGCAGCTTGTGGGATCGCGGGCAGATCGACGAGGGCAGCCAACTGGTCCAGCAGGCACTGCGCAGTCGCGACCTCGGGCCGTATACCGTGCAGGCGGCCATAGCCGCGGTGCATGCCGAAGCGCCCAGCGCCGAGGCCACGGATTGGGACGAGATCATCGGCCTGTACGATGTGCTGCAGCGTCACTGGCCATCAGCGGTGGTGGAGCTGAACCGGGCGGCGGCGCTGGCCAGGCGGGACGGCGCCCAGGTGGGGTTGCAGGCGGTGGAGGCAATCCTGCAGCGGGGCGAGCTGGGTGATTATCACCTGGCCCATGCCGCGCGCGCCGAACTGCACCGGCAGCTGGGCAACCTCGATCAGGCCCGGGATGCCTGGCAGCAAGCGCTGAGGCTCACCCGCCAGGGGCCGGAACGGCGGCATATCGAACGGCGGTTACGCGAACTGGGCTGA
- a CDS encoding LysE family translocator, with protein MPFSNGFLLSLSLCLDIGVANIAMITLAMQRGFLQGFWLGLGTCVGDLIYAIAALAGMTVLLQFESVRWTLWLGGSALLAWFAVKMLLAAWRGGHLESRGQVVIESGWREFLRGIFLAMSSPSAILWFAAVGGVLISRSGAGSALDAGLFLGGFFAAGLLWCVSLCGIASHGGRLLGDRLLTWSYLLSAAIFCYFAGYVVLSGYREFILAVPA; from the coding sequence ATGCCCTTTTCAAATGGTTTCCTCCTCAGCTTGTCCCTGTGCCTGGACATCGGCGTGGCCAACATCGCCATGATTACCCTGGCCATGCAGCGGGGGTTTCTTCAGGGCTTCTGGCTTGGGCTGGGGACCTGCGTCGGCGATCTCATCTACGCCATTGCGGCCCTGGCCGGCATGACCGTTTTGCTGCAGTTCGAAAGCGTGCGCTGGACGTTGTGGCTGGGGGGCTCCGCGTTATTGGCGTGGTTCGCGGTGAAGATGCTGCTGGCGGCGTGGCGCGGCGGGCACCTGGAGTCGCGTGGCCAGGTAGTGATCGAATCGGGCTGGCGCGAATTCCTGCGCGGTATCTTCCTGGCCATGTCATCGCCCAGCGCGATTCTCTGGTTCGCCGCAGTCGGCGGCGTACTGATCTCCCGCTCCGGCGCCGGCAGCGCGCTGGATGCGGGCCTGTTCCTCGGTGGCTTCTTTGCCGCAGGGCTACTCTGGTGTGTCTCGTTGTGCGGTATCGCCAGTCATGGCGGGCGGCTGCTTGGTGATCGCCTGCTGACCTGGTCGTACCTGTTGTCGGCGGCGATCTTCTGCTATTTCGCAGGTTACGTGGTGCTCTCCGGTTACCGCGAATTCATCCTGGCAGTACCGGCCTGA
- a CDS encoding threonine dehydratase translates to MFDLPALREAAAFVHQHVPPTPQHAWPLLAERLGCQLWVKHENHAPTGAFKVRGGLVYVRSLLASGAVPRGLVTATRGNHGQSMALAARQAGLPLVIVVPEGNSREKNAAMRALGAELVEHGVDFDVAREEAARLAEARGFAMVPSFDPELVRGVATYALELFEAVADLDCVYVPIGMGSGICGLIQARNLLGLSTEIIGVVSTVADAYAQSFEQGRIVTTASADTFADGMACRMPHPDAFAMVRENAARIVRVSDEEIAEAMRLYHETTHNTAEGAGAAALAALMQECGRQAGKRLAVVLSGANVDRGRYAQVLMGTKDPV, encoded by the coding sequence ATGTTCGACTTGCCCGCCCTGCGCGAAGCCGCCGCTTTCGTTCACCAGCACGTGCCGCCGACTCCACAGCACGCCTGGCCGCTGCTGGCCGAGCGGCTGGGTTGCCAGCTGTGGGTCAAGCACGAGAACCATGCCCCCACGGGGGCCTTCAAGGTGCGCGGCGGGCTGGTCTATGTCCGCTCGCTGTTGGCCAGTGGTGCAGTCCCCCGTGGCCTGGTTACCGCCACCCGTGGCAATCATGGCCAGAGCATGGCCCTGGCGGCGCGCCAGGCCGGTTTGCCGCTGGTGATCGTGGTGCCGGAAGGCAATTCGCGGGAGAAGAATGCCGCCATGCGCGCCTTGGGTGCGGAGCTGGTGGAGCATGGCGTGGACTTCGACGTGGCCCGGGAAGAGGCGGCGCGCCTGGCCGAGGCGCGGGGCTTTGCCATGGTTCCCTCGTTCGATCCGGAGCTGGTGCGTGGCGTGGCCACCTATGCTCTGGAGCTGTTCGAGGCGGTGGCCGACCTGGATTGTGTGTACGTGCCGATCGGCATGGGGTCGGGCATCTGTGGGCTGATCCAGGCGCGCAACCTGCTTGGGTTGTCCACCGAGATCATCGGCGTGGTATCCACTGTGGCAGACGCTTATGCCCAGAGCTTCGAGCAGGGCCGCATCGTCACCACCGCCAGCGCCGATACCTTCGCCGACGGCATGGCCTGCCGCATGCCACATCCCGACGCCTTTGCGATGGTACGCGAGAATGCCGCGCGCATCGTGCGGGTGAGCGATGAGGAGATCGCTGAAGCCATGCGCCTCTACCACGAAACCACCCACAACACCGCCGAAGGTGCCGGTGCCGCCGCCCTGGCTGCACTGATGCAGGAGTGTGGGCGTCAGGCGGGCAAGCGGTTGGCGGTGGTGCTCAGTGGCGCGAACGTGGATCGCGGGCGCTATGCGCAGGTGTTGATGGGGACGAAAGATCCTGTATGA